One Elaeis guineensis isolate ETL-2024a chromosome 10, EG11, whole genome shotgun sequence genomic window carries:
- the LOC105052370 gene encoding E3 ubiquitin-protein ligase SIRP1-like isoform X1 — protein MIHRPRKRLKKSKENQLQRVKRRRWGCLGLFLWSFPYFPFPRNPKKGKSKSKQSHKILRSGGRKTRVVQRKNSKMGEALTGRYWCHACLEVVRPVMEVELKCPICHGGFVEEMNGRGDIDTASDLGSDQGLSLWAPLLLGMMGRSSRRSRFRRGEEDDDSDHELEHFLRRRRRNSAIFQLLQSLRDDIRSESDNPERGGEREREREREGERERERMIIISSFNQAIILQGTFDSDQDSGNTGVGASLGDYFVGPGLDLLLQHLAENDPDRYGTPPAQKEAVNALPTVKIEESMNCSVCLEDVVIGTEAKEMPCKHRFHSGCLFPWLELHSSCPVCRFQLPADESKVSNGSSNGDNRAEGSGEDGGDGDGGGNGNRFWLPVPWPFNGLFSLSGSENGANSSSNSSSSASGSDFHGEEN, from the exons ATGATCCACCGTCCCCGGAAACGATTAAAAAAGTCAAAAGAAAATCAACTCCAGcgggtaaagagaagaagatggGGCTGTTTGGGTCTTTTCCTCTGGAGCTTCCCATATTTCCCCTTCCCCCGAAACCCCAAGAAGGGCAAATCCAAATCAAAGCAAAGCCACAAAATCTTGCGAAG TGGTGGAAGGAAGACGAGGGTTGTGCAAAGGAAAAATAGTAAGATGGGTGAAGCACTTACTGGTAGGTACTGGTGCCATGCCTGTTTAGAGGTAGTCCGTCCAGTCATGGAAGTGGAGCTTAAGTGCCCCATTTGTCATGGTGGATTTGTGGAAGAGATGAATGGCAGAGGGGACATAGACACTGCTTCTGATCTTGGATCTGACCAGGGCCTCTCACTGTGGGCTCCACTCTTGCTTGGAATGATGGGACGTTCTTCACGGCGGTCAAGATTCCGAAGGGGAGAGGAAGATGATGACTCAGATCATGAGCTTGAACATTTCCTACGAAGGAGGCGGCGGAACTCTGCCATATTTCAGCTGCTTCAAAGCCTCCGGGATGATATTAGGTCAGAGTCTGACAACCCtgagagggggggagagagagagagggagagggagagggaaggagaaagagaaagagaaaggatgATCATCATCAGTTCTTTTAACCAAGCCATAATTCTTCAAGGAACCTTCGATTCTGACCAAGACTCGGGGAACACTGGTGTTGGTGCTTCATTGGGGGACTACTTTGTGGGGCCTGGTTTAGATCTATTGTTGCAGCATTTGGCAGAGAATGACCCGGACAGATATGGCACACCACCAGCTCAGAAAGAGGCAGTGAATGCTTTGCCTACTGTAAAAATTGAGGAAAGCATGAATTGTTCAGTCTGTTTGGAGGACGTTGTTATTGGAACAGAGGCTAAGGAGATGCCCTGCAAACACAGATTCCATAGTGGGTGTCTATTTCCATGGCTGGAGCTCCATAGTTCATGCCCTGTTTGCAGGTTTCAGCTGCCTGCTGATGAATCAAAGGTTTCAAATGGCTCTAGCAATGGTGATAATAGGGCGGAAGGCAGTGGTGAGGATGGTGGTGATGGGGATGGTGGAGGAAATGGGAATCGATTCTGGCTTCCTGTTCCTTGGCCTTTTAACGGACTGTTTTCGTTGTCAGGGTCTGAGAATGGTGCCAATTCTTCATCAAATTCATCATCATCTGCCTCTGGAAGTGACTTCCATGGTGAGGAGAATTGA
- the LOC105052370 gene encoding E3 ubiquitin-protein ligase SIRP1-like isoform X2, protein MLRNLFLSSCAREKSSFLGPFQIFSCGGRKTRVVQRKNSKMGEALTGRYWCHACLEVVRPVMEVELKCPICHGGFVEEMNGRGDIDTASDLGSDQGLSLWAPLLLGMMGRSSRRSRFRRGEEDDDSDHELEHFLRRRRRNSAIFQLLQSLRDDIRSESDNPERGGEREREREREGERERERMIIISSFNQAIILQGTFDSDQDSGNTGVGASLGDYFVGPGLDLLLQHLAENDPDRYGTPPAQKEAVNALPTVKIEESMNCSVCLEDVVIGTEAKEMPCKHRFHSGCLFPWLELHSSCPVCRFQLPADESKVSNGSSNGDNRAEGSGEDGGDGDGGGNGNRFWLPVPWPFNGLFSLSGSENGANSSSNSSSSASGSDFHGEEN, encoded by the exons ATGTTGAGGAATTTGTTCTTGTCTTCTTGCGCAAGAGAGAAGTCCTCTTTTTTGGGTCCGTTTCAGATCTTCTCCTG TGGTGGAAGGAAGACGAGGGTTGTGCAAAGGAAAAATAGTAAGATGGGTGAAGCACTTACTGGTAGGTACTGGTGCCATGCCTGTTTAGAGGTAGTCCGTCCAGTCATGGAAGTGGAGCTTAAGTGCCCCATTTGTCATGGTGGATTTGTGGAAGAGATGAATGGCAGAGGGGACATAGACACTGCTTCTGATCTTGGATCTGACCAGGGCCTCTCACTGTGGGCTCCACTCTTGCTTGGAATGATGGGACGTTCTTCACGGCGGTCAAGATTCCGAAGGGGAGAGGAAGATGATGACTCAGATCATGAGCTTGAACATTTCCTACGAAGGAGGCGGCGGAACTCTGCCATATTTCAGCTGCTTCAAAGCCTCCGGGATGATATTAGGTCAGAGTCTGACAACCCtgagagggggggagagagagagagggagagggagagggaaggagaaagagaaagagaaaggatgATCATCATCAGTTCTTTTAACCAAGCCATAATTCTTCAAGGAACCTTCGATTCTGACCAAGACTCGGGGAACACTGGTGTTGGTGCTTCATTGGGGGACTACTTTGTGGGGCCTGGTTTAGATCTATTGTTGCAGCATTTGGCAGAGAATGACCCGGACAGATATGGCACACCACCAGCTCAGAAAGAGGCAGTGAATGCTTTGCCTACTGTAAAAATTGAGGAAAGCATGAATTGTTCAGTCTGTTTGGAGGACGTTGTTATTGGAACAGAGGCTAAGGAGATGCCCTGCAAACACAGATTCCATAGTGGGTGTCTATTTCCATGGCTGGAGCTCCATAGTTCATGCCCTGTTTGCAGGTTTCAGCTGCCTGCTGATGAATCAAAGGTTTCAAATGGCTCTAGCAATGGTGATAATAGGGCGGAAGGCAGTGGTGAGGATGGTGGTGATGGGGATGGTGGAGGAAATGGGAATCGATTCTGGCTTCCTGTTCCTTGGCCTTTTAACGGACTGTTTTCGTTGTCAGGGTCTGAGAATGGTGCCAATTCTTCATCAAATTCATCATCATCTGCCTCTGGAAGTGACTTCCATGGTGAGGAGAATTGA